Genomic segment of Deinococcus depolymerans:
GACAGGCGGGGTTCTGACAGACGAAACTCTCGAGTGGGAGCTCTTTTGACACGTCCGGGGATAGGCCCCGGACGCTCCCATTTCAGTGGTGTCGGGCATAGTTCCAGCCAACTACCACGGCGGGCACGGTTCCTGGATAATAGGGTGTGTCGGACACGTTGCTCGGAGCGCTGGCGTTGATGGAGACCGTGTCAGGTGAACCCGGCCGGGAGTACACGCTCCGACCGGTACTGGACGCCGGAGGAAGACCGGCTTCTCGCGCTCATGGCTGCGCCTGAACTCGAGGATGTTCAGGACGTCCTGTTGCGCCGCTCGGAGGAAGCGGTTCGGTACCGTCGCAAAGCGGTGAAAGGCCAGCTGGCCGCCGTGCTGTCCTACGAGGAAGCGTGTCTGTGCTACTGGTGGAGTCAGCTGCGCTCGCCGCGTACCCCCCTGCAATGGGTCCGGGGCGACCCGCTGCCGGTGGATGTGTGGTCACCAGGTGGCGCCGCGCATATCGTCGTGGTCGGTGAATCCGACCTGAGAGACGACGGCCACAGACGGATCGTGGCTGGGGCCGCGCAGGTGGATCTGATCGCTGCCGCCAGCAGTCGCCTCGACGTGGAGGTAATGGTCGTCAACGGGACTCGGGCCTGGGACGAGCAGGTTCGCCGGGGCGTCCGGAGCCTCCTGGGTTCGTCACGGTTGCCCAACGGGCTCCTGAAGGTCCCCGCGGCGGTGCGGGCCTCGGCTGTTCTGGCTGTCGGTCCCCGCGGAATGAATGTCCGACAGCTTGACCTGCTGCCGCCCGGTACCGGGGTGATCGCCGTGATGGTCCAGTCCCCCGGGCTCGACGCACAACTGCGCTTATGGGAAGCCGTGCGCACCGTTCGCACCTTCCGGGTCGAGCACCTGAACTCCATGGACGCGGCCTGTCCGGTCACCTGGGCCGATGTGCCGTACCTGCCTGACGACGGCCGTGTGACAGCCGCGACGCCGGACGTGGCTGTCCGCTTTGCTTACGCGTACGCCAAGCGCCACCAGCGTCTTCCCCGATCTGCGACCCCTGAGGTCGACTCGCTGCTCGGTGGACGGCGCGAGGGCTTGGGCCAGGGGATCGTCGGTCGGATGGTCAGCCATTTTCAGTCCCTCCTGACTCCATATGTCGGTCGGGACCGTGGGGCGCTGACGCTGGACGTGGGTCGCTGGGAGGACGAACGTGTGACGATACCGGTGGGCAACGACCCGATGAGAGAGAAGGCGGGCCTCAGCTGATGCGTCGTTGAGGATGTCAGGCCGAGTACTTTGCCGATCACCGATTCGGCCGCGTCGAGTAGTGATATGGACTCTGATTGAAAGGTTTGCAAAAACTTTCAACCAGAGCGGATGGATGCAGGTGATCCTAGAAAGCGGCGCCGAGACCGGCCGGCCGGTCGAGCGCTGGTTACCCTATCCCGGTCCGCGCCGGGTCTACCTGCAGGATATGCCGAGTAAGCTGGACTTCCGGCGCGACCTGCCCTGAGCGGGGCACCCTGCTGGTCAACAGGGGGCCCGTCAGACGCGTGGGTAGGCGCTCTCCTCCATTCGCCCTCTGGCGCTGGCCGGCTCCAGTGGCGAGTGTGGTCGGGACTGACGAAGCGGCGCCCGGTGGGTGGAGCCGGGCCGGATCCATTCAGGTGCGCCGGGGAGCGATCGTTCCGAACCTGGATGGGGGCGAGCCGGCCCGCGTCGGTGGTCGCGGCGTGGCTGAGCAGGCTCGCCCGCAGCGCGCGTGGGTCGTCGCCTGTCTGCCCGTCATGGTGGGGGACTCTCACTGCTCGGCTGACCCGCGGGTCCACCGGGAAGGACAGTGCTTCCGCCTGTGGCGGGGAGGGTCCGGGCGTCGATCTCGAGGGCACGCACAGGAGTGGTCTTCATGTGAAGACCACTGCCGTGGGACGAGGCGTGCGCGGGTGCGCCGTCCTTCCCGACCGACCCATCGCCGGACCGGACAGGCAGGGTTGGTCTTCACGTCATGACTCCGCGCCTAAAGGCGGGGGCTTCCCCGGAGCTTCTCGGTGAAGACCAACCCCGCGACCTGCCCTTCAGCGGCCTTTGGGTCGCCGGTCGGGCGTGTCCTTTTCCTGTTCCTCGAACAGGTCGTTCATCTGGGCGAGCAGCCGCTCGAGACGTTTGCGGCGCGCCGCCGAGAGGGCTGAGATCGCTGAGGCACTGGTCAGCCTGCGCCCCACGAGGCGGCTCAGGTCCGGCGTCTGTGGGGCCGCGTCGTCGCCCGGCGCGCCGCGCTTCGCCGCCTGGCTGAGCTGCTCCAGGGAGGCCCCGCCGCGGGCCAGGTTGAGTAGAGCCGCCCGGCGCTCTGCGTCCGGCTGCGCGCCGATCAGGGTCGCCTTGCGGTAATCGAGTCCGTCCTGGCGCATGACGCTGAGGACGTCCTCGGGGAGTCGGCGGATGCGCAGCTTGTTCTTGAAAAAGCTACCCCAGGTGCCCCGGCCGAGCTGCGCGAAGAGCGCGTCGAGCTGCGCACCCTGTTCACCCGGCGTGCGCACGAGTCGGGCGAGGGTCGCCGGGACGTCCTCCTCACTTAAGCCGAGGGTCGCGGCGATCAGGGCGATGGTCGCGTCCACCTCGTCGATGATGTTCAGGTCCGTGCGCTGCAGGTTCTCCACCGCTGCGAGAATCCGCATGTCGGCGTCCGCCACGTCCCGGATCACCACGGGTACCCGCTCGAGCTCGGTGCGGGCTGGAAGCGGTTGGCCGTCCACGATCAGCGGGCGCTGGGGTTCGGTGAGCAGCCCGATGGCCCGCCAGCGGCGCTCGCCGCCGACGATCTGGTATCGGCCGCCGGGTACGGGCCGCACCAGCAACGGTTGCAGCACGCCGTGCGTGTGGATCGAGACCGCGAGCTGCTCGAGGGCCTGCGGATCGAAGTGCCGGCGAGGCTGGTACGGGTTGGGATCGATCAGGTTCCGCGCGACGTCGGTGACGCGCTCACCGGCCGTGGCGGGTGCGGCGACGGTTGAGGCCTCTCCTACCAGTTCGGCGAGCGAGTCGCTCAGTGTGGGCCGCTTAGCGCGCGCCATGTGCCGCCTCCACGGTCAGGCCGACTGCCTGCAGGATCTCGTCCGTCACGCGCGCAGCGTGGGCGTTGGCCTCGCTGCGCGCGTCGTAGAGGCTCAGCGGCTGCCGGGCGAGCTGCGCGTCCTTCCACACCGCCCGCAGAGGAACAGGGGAGGCCAAGGGCCGCAGGTTCTGCTCGTAGAAAGCCAGCATCTCGCGGTCGTGGAGGTTGCGCTTGTCGTAGCGGGTGGGGACGTACAGGGCCACGCTCAGACCCGGGTTGAGCTTGCGGTAGGCGGGGAGCATCTGCGTGAGGCCCTTGAGACCGAGGACGCCTTTCTCCTCTGTGGGGACCGGCACGATCAGGTGATCGGCGGCGATCGCACCCAGGACCGCGAGTTGTCCCAGGCTGGGCGGCGAGTCGATCAGCACCACGTCGTACCGGTCTTTCATTTCGTCATGCAGGTGAGAACGCAGGTTCATCTGTGAGCCGACGGTTCCGAGCATCCGGCCCTCCACCAGGGAGAGCAGCACGTTGCTCGGAATCAGGTCCACGCCGTGCGTGGGAAAAGGAGAGGGGAGAGGCGCGTCGTCCACGGCCGTATCGTGCACCGTCCGGGCGAGATCGTCCGTTGAGATACCGGCCCAGGCGGACAGGTTCGCCTGGGGATCCAGGTCGATCATCAGCACCCGATAGCCACGCGCCGCCAGGCAGAAGCCCACCTCACGCGTCAGGCTGCTTTTCAGGGCCCCGCCGACGTGGTTGAAGAATGTCAGTACCTTCATTCCCCTCATGGTAAAGCCCAGGCTGCCGAGAGACGGGTTCTGACCGCTCAGGACCGCCGACGCCGCGCTCTTGCGGGCCATTTCGGCTGTGGCCGCCAGGGCGTGTTACGGGTGGACTGATACAGGGGGAGCAGGGGAGGGCCGAGTGGTCTTCACGTGAAGACCACTCGGTAAGTCCAGCAGTAGAACTCCTGCGA
This window contains:
- a CDS encoding ParB/RepB/Spo0J family partition protein, whose amino-acid sequence is MARAKRPTLSDSLAELVGEASTVAAPATAGERVTDVARNLIDPNPYQPRRHFDPQALEQLAVSIHTHGVLQPLLVRPVPGGRYQIVGGERRWRAIGLLTEPQRPLIVDGQPLPARTELERVPVVIRDVADADMRILAAVENLQRTDLNIIDEVDATIALIAATLGLSEEDVPATLARLVRTPGEQGAQLDALFAQLGRGTWGSFFKNKLRIRRLPEDVLSVMRQDGLDYRKATLIGAQPDAERRAALLNLARGGASLEQLSQAAKRGAPGDDAAPQTPDLSRLVGRRLTSASAISALSAARRKRLERLLAQMNDLFEEQEKDTPDRRPKGR
- a CDS encoding ParA family protein; the protein is MKVLTFFNHVGGALKSSLTREVGFCLAARGYRVLMIDLDPQANLSAWAGISTDDLARTVHDTAVDDAPLPSPFPTHGVDLIPSNVLLSLVEGRMLGTVGSQMNLRSHLHDEMKDRYDVVLIDSPPSLGQLAVLGAIAADHLIVPVPTEEKGVLGLKGLTQMLPAYRKLNPGLSVALYVPTRYDKRNLHDREMLAFYEQNLRPLASPVPLRAVWKDAQLARQPLSLYDARSEANAHAARVTDEILQAVGLTVEAAHGAR